A single genomic interval of Leishmania panamensis strain MHOM/PA/94/PSC-1 chromosome 25 sequence harbors:
- a CDS encoding structure-specific endonuclease, putative (TriTrypDB/GeneDB-style sysID: LpmP.25.1360), translated as MDTRFHCVYLLTSLDPQCEGDFYIGYTVNPLRRLRQHNGELVNGARRTSRRGRPWTIVCCVSGFTDDRAALKFEWCWQHPTVSARLRNTIDVLTGLRRLPYAVATLHLLVRASLFCQLDLTLHIFEPALLQEATARAEVFLATRRGALAVGRGLRVESPRASPQQHSQRSASVPGQADDNATPPPPALDSQGGLQDAPLSSTLATTTATSRILPSLTPSLLFHVEATTRQAFEDAYLSHDRCLLLPGVGTSVDLRGAEKGGSPMSATAGSFCPYDVSLLCEAVRAEWSHASFASDSDDEGTRRLAPYCRTAASRTPSPQRVCTESMPDLLGYRSEGRAGDSDLEVYSGSSLGCGAASRSFSSPPSPLESSQLSTSCLPLPPDVNASASFVVDALHDSVPAAYLSTTAAAPTPQPRIPLRFAGHGEVDFARAHAEEQNCLHHGLLPCSLCALPLQPSVVAYCSRAPFCALRCHLSCLAMWMLYSEAEAATTVDGADTSPAPLSQAPPAPLSPLRRLIPSQPCPCPLCGVLLHWGPLVKALKKRVVVERRLYAAQRRIRMEQRWQARLNHINTAKRGTGAATRRGPRTRVSAAALLKGGEEAVRAASTTAVPTIHAGQALQNKRRVRSPSSLGEPPLAPLAAAASCPSPSISFAASSPTASASAILCHHGALTSATGTNTTVAAMVSDASLLSLTDFCEDDWL; from the coding sequence ATGGACACGCGTTTCCACTGCGTGTACTTGCTCACCAGCCTCGACCCTCAGTGCGAGGGTGACTTTTATATTGGCTACACCGTGAACCCCttgcggcggctgcgacagCACAATGGCGAGCTCGTGAACGGCGCCCGACGCACGAGTCGTCGTGGCCGTCCGTGGACGATTGTGTGCTGTGTCTCGGGCTTCACCGACGATCGAGCCGCGCTGAAGTTTGAGTGGTGCTGGCAGCACCCAACCGTATCCGCGCGGCTGAGGAACACGATTGACGTTCTCACAGGCCTGCGGCGCCTTCCCTATGCAGTGGCCactctgcacctcctcgtgCGCGCTTCCCTCTTCTGTCAGCTGGATCTGACGCTGCACATCTTTGAGCCTGCACTCTTACAGGAGGCGACGGCCAGGGCGGAGGTGTTCCTGGCGACCCGCCGTGGTGCCTTGGCCGTAGGCAGAGGGCTACGAGTTGAGTCACCTCGAGCGAGCCCACAGCAGCATTCGCAAAGAAGCGCGTCCGTGCCAGGGCAGGCAGACGATAAtgcgacaccgccgccgcccgcacTCGACTCTCAAGGAGGACTGCAGGATGCACCGCTGTCGTCGACCCTCGCAACCACCACGGCCACTTCTCGCATTCTCCCCTCGCTTACCCCGTCGCTTTTGTTTCATGTCGAGGCTACAACGCGGCAGGCCTTCGAGGATGCCTACCTAAGTCACGATCGGTGCCTGTTGCTGCCTGGCGTAGGGACGAGTGTAGACCtgaggggggcagagaaggggggcagCCCCATGAGCGCGACTGCCGGCAGCTTCTGTCCGTATGATGTATCGTTGCTGTGCGAGGCGGTTCGAGCGGAGTGGTCGCacgcctcctttgcctctGACTCGGACGACGAGGGCACGCGGCGGCTCGCGCCCTAttgccgcaccgcagcctcGCGCACGCCATCGCCACAGCGCGTTTGCACAGAGTCCATGCCAGATCTTCTCGGCTACCGCAGCGAAGGGCGCGCGGGCGACAGCGACCTGGAAGTATACTCAGGTAGTAGTCtcggctgcggtgcggcgtcacgctccttctcctcgcctccctcaccactAGAGTCTTCGCAGCTGTCGACTTCGTGTTTACCATTGCCCCCAGACGTCAACGCATCCGCTTCATTCGTAGTGGACGCACTTCATGACAGCGTCCCGGCTGCCTATCTGTCtaccacagcggcggcacccaCACCACAACCCCGCATCCCACTGCGTTTCGCGGGCCATGGCGAGGTAGACTTTGCACGCGCCCACGCAGAGGAGCAAAATTGTCTTCATCACGGACTGCTGCCGTGCAGTCTCTGCGCGTTGCCACTGCAACCTTCGGTTGTGGCGTACTGCAGCCGTGCGCCTTTCTGCGCCCTGCGCTGCCATCTGAGCTGCTTGGCGATGTGGATGCTGTATTCTGAGGCAGAGGCCGCGACCACCGTAGACGGTGCTGATACCAGCCCTGCGCCACTTTCGCAAGCACCGCCGGCGCCCCTGTCCCCGCTTCGTCGACTGATTCCCTCCCAGCCATGCCCATGCCCCCTCTGCGGTGTCCTCCTGCACTGGGGCCCGCTCGTGAAGGCGTTGAAGAAGCGCGTGGTTGTGGAGCGGCGCCTATAcgcggcacagcggcgcaTTCGCATGGAACAACGGTGGCAGGCACGCCTGAACCACATCAACACGGCAAAGAGAGGCACCGGTGCGGCGACGCGTCGCGGACCGCGGACGCGGGtgagcgctgccgcgctgctgaaaggcggcgaagaggcagTCCGTGCTGCTTCGACTACAGCAGTGCCCACTATCCATGCAGGGCAGGCACTACAAAATAAACGGCGGGTGCGGTCGCCGAGTTCTTTGGGTGAACCTCCACTGGCaccactcgctgctgccgcctcttgtccctctccctccatctCTTTTGCGGCGTCGTCTCCCACGGCGAGCGCGTCGGCGATTCTTTGCCACCATGGCGCCTTGACGAGCGCTACTGGCACTAATACTACCGTTGCTGCTATGGTGTCTGACGCGTCTCTCTTGTCTCTGACAGACTTCTGTGAGGATGACTGGCTGTAG
- a CDS encoding protein transport protein Sec24C, putative (TriTrypDB/GeneDB-style sysID: LpmP.25.1370): MYNLPVQPSNPYEGGYGSYGAYGSAAASGGAPAAGSYYNPNQGYTAQASYYGGAAQQGAVPPQQASSASPSSYNYGSYGYVSAAAPSATAAPTSGYPYGGSGGRATTSAQASPVSAPPIHASASPPSTSAPSATGCSPYGYQAVAATPAPSQPPAPSAPSSVYPSSGNVSSTAVTASDPYPVPSSARPEPLTRQPIQQCGDAMLGSGSRDVSRPLRPLARQPPARVVNVRAVPNPERSIQRNSGAPVEYLTCTNEPPYATVNFVGLDNGNANSKFFRPSMLCAPGEERLVKDSHVPFGAILAPLCQPLHNKEVVPLVKQPKPPVRCHRCRGYMSCHAQVLEMGRKWECPLCEVTNDVADDLPITDGMGGRVSVADHPELSFGSVEFDVDDFPEYALRTETGVVLPNRPLHHLFLIDISRDAGQRFLADYAEAIRAALQRMAELTPECRVSFITFASQLHFYNFRHPDIPQLCVPDIENPFAPLPFTSLCWLEVGTELERLENFLTRLPRLAVDADESDCVLGAAVKAATLVLAGQHGGRVIMCAGRHPQRGIGHIVLREQHKLYGTDREKELLRPIEGFWTTTAAVAARQQISFDLFMFATGYCELVTLSNVCHVTNGRVLLFNNYDPLVDNTKVSASMQQLLTEEAGYAGILRVRCSTGLHVQRYRGHYLSQTVQDMDLASITGSSTFFVEFAHEDNLPKDNYAHYQTALLYTTRSGHRRVRVQSCRLRVASSLTVLFRNMDLEAVLFGFIQDTMAEAVNKGPRQARQGMTDRLIKAFLCYRQYCASEKAGGDYEDVKTTIRDKKNTLLMPPRLKLLPVYLLCLMKSDALTEGTIVHIDHRVASIFDLVAMPAHKLLNYLYPSLFCLDDLESDPAIGTLDVATGDCILPHHRQLLFDSVARDGTYLLCDEQARLVYMWIGENVPPKVASTLFGTPDVGSVCVVGGPGEECFSERLRNVLYALMLRDDGMRRLIVIHHGERSEDSFFKELKEEMCTNKMGYDEYLTHLHRTIQTRVSSGW, encoded by the coding sequence ATGTACAATTTGCCAGTCCAGCCGTCTAACCCGTACGAGGGTGGATATGGCAGCTACGGGGCTTACGGGTCCGCTGCGGCCTCCGGAGGCGCGCCGGCTGCGGGGTCGTATTACAACCCCAATCAAGGTTACACTGCGCAGGCGAGCTACtacggcggtgccgctcaACAGggtgcagtgccgccacagcaggcCTCTTCTGCTTCACCATCGTCGTACAACTATGGCAGTTACGGATACGTgagtgccgctgcaccgagCGCCACTGCGGCACCAACTTCTGGGTATCCTtacggtggcagcggcggccgcgccACGACGAGCGCGCAGGCCTCACCTGTAAGTGCGCCACCCATCCATGCATCGGCGTCACCACCTTCCACCTCTGCGCCGTCTGCAACTGGATGCAGCCCTTACGGCTATCAAGCGGTTGCTGCAACCCCTGCGCCGTCCCAGCCGCCGGCACCGTCAGCACCATCCTCAGTCTATCCATCATCAGGCAACGTTTCGTCTACAGCTGTGACTGCCAGTGACCCGTACCCAGTCCCTTCCTCGGCAAGGCCCGAGCCGTTGACGCGGCAGCCGATTCAGCAATGCGGAGACGCTATGCTGGGCAGTGGTAGCCGCGACGTCAGTCGCCCGCTGCGCCCCTTGGCTCGACAGCCGCCGGCGCGCGTTGTGAACGTGCGCGCCGTACCAAACCCGGAGCGTAGCATCCAGCGCAACAGCGGTGCCCCGGTCGAGTACCTAACGTGCACGAACGAGCCGCCCTACGCCACAGTCAACTTCGTCGGCCTCGACAACGGCAACGCTAACTCGAAGTTCTTTCGCCCATCCATGCTGTGTGCGCCTGGTGAAGAGCGACTCGTGAAGGACAGTCACGTCCCTTTCGGCGCCATCCTCGCACCGCTGTGTCAACCGCTCCACAACAAGGAGGTGGTCCCACTGGTAAAGCAGCCAAAGCCACCtgtgcgctgccaccgctgccgtggctACATGAGCTGCCACGCCCAAGTCCTCGAGATGGGCCGTAAGTGGGAGTGTCCACTCTGCGAGGTGACCAACGACGTCGCCGACGACTTACCCATTACCGATGGAATGGGGGGTCGGGTGAGCGTGGCGGATCACCCGGAATTGAGCTTTGGCAGTGTGGAGTTTGACGTCGACGACTTCCCAGAGTACGCGCTGCGCACGGAGACCGGTGTTGTGCTGCCCAACCGGCCGCTGCATCATCTGTTCCTCATCGACATCTCACGCGACGCGGGGCAGCGCTTTCTTGCCGACTACGCGGAGGCTATTCGGGCTGCCCTGCAGCGCATGGCGGAGCTGACGCCCGAGTGTAGGGTGTCCTTTATCACATTCGCTTCGCAGCTGCACTTCTACAACTTTCGCCACCCTGATATACCGCAGTTATGCGTGCCGGACATCGAGAACCCGtttgcaccgctgccgttcaCGAGTTTGTGCTGGCTGGAGGTAGGGACGGAGCTGGAGCGCCTGGAGAACTTCCTGACTCGGTTACCGCGTTTGGCCGTCGACGCGGACGAGTCGGATTGCGTgctcggcgctgcggtgaaggcggcgacgctggTATTGGCAGGGCAGCACGGTGGGCGTGTGATCATGTGCGCGGGCCGCCACCCGCAGCGCGGCATTGGACACATTGTGCTTCGCGAGCAGCACAAACTCTACGGCACCGATCGCGAGAAGGAGCTTCTGCGGCCCATCGAAGGTTTCTGGACAACCacggcagccgtggcggcgaggcagcAGATCTCTTTTGACTTGTTCATGTTTGCCACGGGGTATTGTGAGCTGGTGACGCTGTCCAACGTGTGCCACGTGACGAACGGTCGCGTTCTCCTCTTCAACAACTACGACCCACTTGTTGACAACACCAAGGTGAGCGCCtccatgcagcagctgctgaccgAGGAGGCCGGGTACGCTGGCATCCTGCGTGTTCGATGCAGCACCGGCCTCCATGTGCAGCGCTACCGGGGCCACTACCTCTCCCAGACGGTGCAGGACATGGACCTGGCCAGCATCACGGGCAGCTCCACGTTCTTTGTGGAGTTCGCGCATGAGGACAATCTGCCGAAGGACAACTACGCCCATTACCAGACAGCACTGCTGTACACCACACGCTCTGGCCACCGTCGCGTGCGGGTGCAGTCGTGCCGGCTAcgcgtcgcctcctccttgacCGTTCTCTTCCGCAACATGGACCTGGAGGCGGTTCTGTTTGGCTTTATCCAAGATAccatggcggaggcggtgaacAAAGGCCCACGGCAGGCGCGCCAGGGGATGACGGACCGCCTCATCAAGGCCTTCTTGTGTTACCGCCAGTACTGCGCTTCGGAGAAGGCGGGTGGGGATTATGAAGACGTCAAGACCACCATCCGTGATAAGAAGAACACTCTCCtgatgccgccgcggctgaaGTTGCTCCCGGTCTACCTGCTGTGCCTGATGAAGTCTGACGCGCTAACAGAGGGCACCATCGTGCACATCGACCACCGCGTGGCCAGCATATTTGACCTTGTCGCGATGCCTGCCCACAAGCTGCTCAACTACCTatacccttctctcttctgcctgGACGACTTGGAGAGCGACCCGGCGATCGGTACGCTGGATGTGGCGACGGGAGACTGCATTCTACCGCACCATCGCCAGCTCCTCTTCGACAGCGTTGCGCGGGATGGCACGTACTTGCTATGCGACGAGCAGGCACGGCTCGTGTACATGTGGATTGGGGAAAATGTGCCGCCGAAGGTTGCGAGTACGTTGTTCGGCACCCCTGATGTAGgctccgtgtgtgtggtcgGTGGGCCAGGAGAGGAGTGCTTCAGTGAGCGCCTGCGCAACGTCCTCTACGCGCTCATGCTGCGCGATGATGGCATGCGGCGTCTCATCGTGATTCATCACGGTGAGCGCTCTGAGGACTCCTTCTTCAAGGAGCTCAAGGAGGAGATGTGTACCAACAAGATGGGCTACGACGAGTACTTGACGCATCTGCACCGCACAATCCAGACGCGGGTGTCGTCAGGCTGGTGA
- a CDS encoding hypothetical protein (TriTrypDB/GeneDB-style sysID: LpmP.25.1350) — protein MTTRPIVMEADSVTKRYHFRPPVEFGATSYNYTAQRRRGRFVIKMAAAMYLATLPAYDTPGKCAKAMSYLWSHHRLALEYLRRTQQHQTQAVRGAGARSYTSEELRVAEAKWKAHFGEQVLLPDGFQRSWDEIVPFFVQSIQELERDLALPNAQGDGTENGGLAVNTTASEEVEAAGQFLDLTKVHARALFVLYEKTVSHLRTVSVAKSSMGTLSTPEHQHLASRGWLPIHQILSEISPDLEGEPALKALLEWMRALDESQRGTIYVALLTPLNVLGKLQLLHDGDWSEGGVATVTAEMAEAAPVTHLRAAWGHKDADVAAAVIQEHTPVQLNSLVHLSEVDIGDSRAVPQPTDCHKDVARDKCTSGPSYSSWLEYVADVKVIRKEAAGASGRVYPQYRPMQVLIPEPVVDALCAPLQLVRLQYNTSTGTALTELIQRTRAHNTMLRGADGTVGSRGASGLAKVTFAELLALLQPPSGFCVAVFLAAMTGHAARLAFLPVSTEYFAAQDQAVSGWYMPVHMLRVSPRSANGEGRGSDSLTGAAMLPPSLMRGATAVAAPETTMNLFVCPCALTSGALWLGDEAAPATPTRSSFRPLQPPVGCVVDFDLLYGIHTDSKSGSKAVTVRRPQTERIVNLRIASLWDIWCWYGFQTASGGHLTATDADVTTPPQRLMVTERIGVVLGPKHHQPPPYLVSRGQGTEPPPSPTAEVVPREEGEEAFCQSDNNQSDRAPATDDAALLPVRVFLAENSETRIPVAAAESLASECSPLMHRLPWEFFPVAEAESTILRLDAVYRAELRCSCERWRSQYLELLRPLQRGGNEEEAVHGIRGSERSTVDARVEQQASWRACTAVSARERALWSGLSVWMKRLDHECALPSFSLLLPPDVVLGVSNTNKDARRLCSVGRKKALAALRRLVSTVDAPSLFYFNTEVPFIPPLNPEEHRMWVVENEAAWQPDTVVDASLFTSAASRGGGCWTIAAHPEVLLAAVRDEDGEEIVHMYVRQACVLLRSRTHRALAAVVEADLSTTRQSGVRDRHKEVLRLCRFSRPPTGPGGGNASHFGESLEELAVHAALRHGHSGCRITPLACDEIVLGAAWPAEYIVEYALLPPLQEALEVYCAKKRAEVEVTTARQLRADPDVGSAGASGVYNAMLIAAAPGAAALQVMMEDLHRELLLVLTDEAAMEVCEFYGDALVDYCAAVTTLSYRFASSNFSIWRGGNITDSSTNEALVESVLPAVLRRYWMSRRRICNSKRLADCVESLFGALVKSLWVYPLQRMVAHRAGEGASQLHSSIACGTARVGADAVVPPDADMLVYVASALLELLSGGH, from the coding sequence atgaCCACCAGACCCATCGTGATGGAGGCGGACTCGGTCACAAAGCGGTACCACTTTCGACCTCCGGTTGAGTTTGGCGCGACAAGCTATAACTATACCGctcagcggcgtcgcggtCGCTTCGTGATCAAGATGGCGGCCGCCATGTACCTCGCCACGCTGCCAGCGTACGACACGCCTGGCAAGTGTGCCAAGGCTATGTCGTACCTCTGGAGCCACCATCGCCTTGCACTCGAGTACCTGCGCCGcacacaacaacaccaaACACAAGCAgtgagaggggcgggggcgcGGTCTTACACCAGTGAAGAGCTGCGAGTGGCCGAGGCCAAGTGGAAGGCGCACTTTGGCGAGCAGGTGCTGCTACCCGATGGCTTCCAGAGGTCGTGGGACGAGATTGTTCCATTTTTTGTGCAAAGCATACAGGAGCTGGAGCGAGACTTGGCTCTCCCCAATGCCCAGGGGGACGGCACAGAGAACGGAGGTCTGGCTGTCAATACAACCGCCAGTGAGGAGGTCGAGGCCGCGGGTCAGTTCTTGGATCTGACCAAGGTTCATGCTCGAGCACTTTTCGTTCTTTACGAGAAGACGGTAAGTCATCTTCGCACGGTTTCGGTCGCGAAGAGCTCCATGGGGACCCTTAGCACACCGGAGCACCAGCACCTGGCTTCGCGTGGGTGGCTGCCAATTCACCAGATCCTGTCTGAAATCAGTCCAGACCTGGAGGGAGAGCCCGCTCTCAAGGCCCTGTTGGAGTGGATGAGGGCCCTAGATGAGAGTCAGAGAGGGACGATTTACGTGGCTCTTCTAACACCTTTGAACGTTCTGGggaagctgcagctgctgcacgacggTGACTGGAGCGAAGGCGGTGTGGCGACAGTGACAGCGGagatggcggaggcggcaccCGTTACTCACCTCCGCGCAGCATGGGGTCACAAGGACGCCGACGTGGCAGCCGCGGTCATTCAAGAACACACCCCTGTTCAGCTTAACTCCCTTGTGCACCTCAGTGAGGTGGACATTGGCGACAGCAGAGCTGTGCCGCAGCCAACAGATTGTCATAAGGACGTCGCGAGGGACAAGTGCACCAGCGGCCCATCATACTCGTCGTGGTTGGAGTACGTCGCTGACGTCAAGGTTATTcggaaggaggcggcgggcgCGAGCGGTCGCGTGTACCCCCAGTACCGCCCCATGCAAGTGCTCATCCCAGAACCCGTCGTCGATGCGCTgtgcgcaccgctgcagctggttcGACTGCAATACAACACCTCAACCGGCACGGCGCTCACCGAGCTGATCCAACGCACGAGGGCACACAATACCATGCTTCGTGGTGCTGATGGCACAGTGGGTAGCAGGGGCGCTAGCGGACTAGCCAAGGTCACTTTCGCCGAGCTCCTAGCGCTGCTACAGCCGCCCAGCGGCTTCTGCGTTGCGGTCTTTCTCGCCGCCATGACCGGCCATGCTGCGCGGCTAGCCTTCTTGCCCGTCTCCACGGAGTACTTCGCAGCGCAGGACCAAGCTGTCAGCGGCTGGTACATGCCGGTGCACATGCTGCGTGTTAGCCCGCGCAGTGCGAACGGCGAGGGGCGTGGCAGCGATAGTCTGACTGGTGCGGCCATGTTGCCACCGTCTCTAATGCGTGGGGCCACAGCGGTCGCTGCGCCTGAAACGACCATGAACCTTTTCGTGTGTCCCTGCGCGCTGACGAGCGGCGCCCTATGGCTTGGTGATGAGGCAGCGCCCGCAACACCGACCCGGTCATCCTTTCGACCGCTTCAGCCTCCAGTGGGCTGCGTGGTGGACTTTGACCTGCTGTACGGCATTCATACCGATAGTAAGTCTGGCTCCAAAGCCGTGACGGTGCGGCGCCCGCAGACGGAGCGCATAGTCAACCTGCGCATCGCGTCCCTCTGGGATATTTGGTGCTGGTACGGCTTCCAGACAGCGTCAGGTGGGCACCTCACTGCTACTGATGCGGACGTGacgacgccaccgcagcgcctgaTGGTCACGGAGAGGATAGGGGTGGTGCTGGGGCCCAAACATCACCAGCCGCCGCCATATCTGGTGAGCAGGGGACAGGGTACTGAACCACCGCCTTCACCGACTGCCGAGGTAGTTCCAcgcgaggaaggagaggaggcatTTTGCCAGTCTGATAACAACCAGAGCGATAGAGCGCCGGCGACGGATGACGCCGCTTTGCTgccggtgcgtgtgttcttGGCTGAAAATTCAGAGACACGGAttcctgtcgctgccgccgagaGCCTCGCTTCTGAGTGCTCTCCGCTGATGCACCGACTGCCGTGGGAGTTCTTTCctgtggcagaggcggagagcaCGATTCTTCGCTTGGACGCCGTGTACAGAGCGGAGCTGCGCTGCTCGTGCGAGCGGTGGCGTTCTCAGTACCTAGAACTTCTTCGACCGTTGCAGCGAGGCGGGAATGAGGAAGAAGCTGTTCATGGCATCCGGggcagcgagcgcagcacgGTTGATGCCAGGGTGGAGCAGCAAGCATCCTGGCGCGCTTGTACTGCTGTGAGTGCGCGCGAGAGGGCACTCTGGAGTGGACTGTCTGTGTGGATGAAGCGGCTGGACCATGAGTGCGCGCTaccgtccttctctctgctacTGCCACCAGATGTAGTTCTCGGGGTATCCAACACAAACAAGGATGCCAGGCGCTTGTGCTCAGTGGGGCGCAAGAAGGCTCTGgccgcgctgcggcgcctcgtGAGTACGGTCGATgccccgtctctcttttaCTTCAATACCGAGGTGCCCTTCATTCCTCCTCTCAATCCCGAGGAGCATCGCATGTGGGTGGTGGAGAACGAGGCAGCGTGGCAACCCGACACAGTTGTGGACGCATCGCTGTTCACCAGTGCTGCCAGTAGAGGCGGTGGCTGTTGGACCATCGCTGCCCACCCGGAGGTGCTCCTCGCTGCGGTACGCGATGAGGACGGCGAAGAGATTGTGCACATGTATGTGCGCCAGGCATGCGTGTTGCTGCGTTCGCGCACCCACAGAGCGCTGGCGgccgtggtggaggcggactTGAGCACAACACGGCAGAGCGGCGTGCGGGATAGGCACAAGGAGGTGCTTCGGCTGTGTCGCTTTTCTCGCCCTCCCACCGGACCAGGTGGCGGCAACGCTTCCCACTTCGGCGAGTCGCTGGAGGAGTTGGCGGTGCACGCTGCCCTGCGCCACGGCCACAGCGGGTGCCGCATCACACCTCTGGCATGTGACGAGATCGTTCTGGGTGCTGCGTGGCCTGCCGAGTACATTGTCGAGTACGCGCTCCTTCCTCCATTACAGGAAGCCCTGGAGGTGTACTGTGCAAAGAAGAGGGCTGAGGTGGAGGTCACGACGGCGCGCCAACTCCGCGCGGACCCAGACGTGGGGAGCGCAGGCGCCAGCGGTGTTTACAATGCCATGCTgatcgctgcagctcctggcgcggcggcgctgcaggtcaTGATGGAGGACCTCCATCGagagctgctcctcgtccTAACCGACGAAGCGGCTATGGAGGTGTGTGAGTTCTACGGAGACGCGCTTGTGGACtactgcgccgccgtcaccactCTCTCCTACCGCTTTGCGTCGTCCAACTTTTCGATCTGGCGAGGTGGCAACATCACGGACTCCAGCACCAACGAGGCACTCGTTGAGAGCGTGCTGCCAGCGGTGCTGAGGCGCTACTGGATGTCACGGCGGCGTATCTGCAACAGCAAGCGCCTGGCGGACTGCGTAGAGAGCTTGTTTGGCGCTCTGGTCAAGTCTCTCTGGGTAtacccgctgcagcgcatggtTGCGCACCGCGCTGGCGAGGGGGCGTCTCAGTTGCACTCCTCCATTGCCTGTGGGACTGCGCGCGTAGGTGCCGATGCAGTGGTGCCACCTGATGCAGACATGCTTGTGTACGTGGCGTCTGCCCTTCTCGAACTGCTGAGCGGTGGCCACtag